The DNA window gcccagttttccctctccttccatctccTACCTGATGGTGGTACTTCCGTTTGTGGGCGCCCCCATGGCCTGGTGTGTTCTTACCTCTTGGGAACCGAGAACAACAAACTAGGACAGTAATTTTCTAATCTATTGGTCCTACTATATCTCAAGTTTTCTActaaatacattatattttaaaacactttcccTGTCCCATTCTCCATACCCCTCTTACTTCCTGTCCTCTCCACTTAATTTTTGTTAGTAtagactgatttaaaaaaaaaaaagcatgttatcAAAGAAATGGCTCTCTTCACACACAAACATGTAATTGTTGTCAACTACTTCCCTTAGAAAAGTATTCTGTTCAGGGAAAAGGCCCAGGGTTTGAAACATGGCGGACGACATGGACCAGCAACAAACTACCAACACCGTAGAAGAGCCCCTGGATCTCATCAGGCTCAGCCTGGATGAgcaaatttatgtgaaaatgagaaatgacagaGAGCTTCGAGGCAGATTACATGCTTATGATCAGCATTTAAATATGATATTGGGAGATGTGGAAGAAACTGTGACTACTATAGAAATTGATGAGGAAACATACGAAGAGATATATAAATCAACAAAACGGAATATTCCAATGCTTTTTGTCCGGGGAGATGGTGATGTACTAGTTGCCCTCCTTTAAGAGTTGGCTGAAACAAAGAATTTATCATGTATGGAATATAGGAGCTTTTGTATGATTGCCTCTTTAAATGTGGAAGACATTCAAAAGAGAAACCTGCGTaaattttgatattaagaaatgACCAAGGATTCTTCCACTCCTGAAACGAGTTGACTTGCGGATAACTAAAAAATTCTTAAGCTaaaggacattttaatttttttccaaccctttcaataaatgtgatcaccaagatgcaaaaaaaaaaaaaagagtattctgTTCTTTATACTGTTCATTAGAATAATAGAGAAGAAATCATCTCTTTTgccaaaaacaagtaaaaaatacTACATATGCTGATAGATGTTTaaacttgtttaattttaaaagagaaattatatttgAGCAGCTactgttttaaaactgaaaaccGTAAATGAATCAAAGATCTTAGTCTTGAAGTTAACTAgatgcatgagtgtgtgtgcatgcacacacacacacacacatacaaagtaAAGGTGAGTCATAGGTGGATATTACAATTGAGTAAATGTGTTCAATCCCTTTAAATGAAGTGGATACAAAGATGAACTCCTGACTTCCTCCACGG is part of the Zalophus californianus isolate mZalCal1 chromosome 14, mZalCal1.pri.v2, whole genome shotgun sequence genome and encodes:
- the LOC113913300 gene encoding U6 snRNA-associated Sm-like protein LSm3 encodes the protein MADDMDQQQTTNTVEEPLDLIRLSLDEQIYVKMRNDRELRGRLHAYDQHLNMILGDVEETVTTIEIDEETYEEIYKSTKRNIPMLFVRGDGDVLVALL